The proteins below come from a single Pandoraea apista genomic window:
- a CDS encoding sensor domain-containing diguanylate cyclase → MLTTSLLAITSLLSFMMLLIVGSLLRSRVAGVREWCIANVAVLIALPLFALRGVVPDFLSVPFANIALAGGLLFYYAGCARFLGQPPHWRWLGASLGVLAAAILVWFYGTDNPQVRVVVVSAYHAAMLLATALLIARHIPPRRHPYNYWLTAGLATVFAIGHAVRGAIFGLTPAPGPELFAPTMFNAVMLTIGTIVMPAMTMGAVMMIHDAMLATAEEAANRDYLTGALSRKHFDLLARQEMARALARSWPLSIVVIDLDHFKQINDTHGHAGGDTVLREFVKLVRDSLREGDVFGRLGGEEFAVLLPGTDTPGAIRIAERLRTQASRHLVAGPFGVCHYTLSGGVATWHEHESLEALCMRADRALYAAKISGRNLVLSDVLSSDETASEAG, encoded by the coding sequence ATGTTGACGACGTCCCTGCTCGCGATCACCTCACTGCTCAGCTTCATGATGTTGCTGATCGTGGGTTCTCTTCTACGCTCACGCGTGGCGGGCGTGCGCGAATGGTGCATCGCCAACGTGGCGGTGCTGATCGCCCTGCCGCTATTCGCCCTGCGTGGCGTTGTGCCCGACTTCCTGTCGGTGCCTTTTGCCAATATCGCGCTCGCCGGTGGCTTGTTGTTTTATTACGCCGGATGCGCCCGCTTTCTCGGCCAGCCGCCCCATTGGCGGTGGCTGGGGGCGTCGCTGGGCGTGCTCGCGGCAGCGATACTCGTGTGGTTCTACGGCACGGACAATCCGCAAGTGCGGGTGGTCGTTGTCTCCGCCTATCACGCCGCGATGCTGCTCGCCACGGCGCTGCTCATTGCGCGCCACATCCCGCCGCGCCGCCATCCCTATAACTATTGGTTGACGGCAGGCCTTGCGACGGTGTTCGCCATCGGGCATGCGGTCCGTGGCGCAATCTTCGGTCTGACGCCGGCGCCCGGTCCGGAGTTATTTGCACCGACCATGTTCAACGCCGTCATGCTCACGATCGGCACGATCGTCATGCCTGCCATGACGATGGGGGCGGTCATGATGATCCACGACGCCATGCTCGCCACCGCCGAAGAGGCCGCCAATCGCGACTACCTGACCGGCGCGCTTTCGCGCAAACACTTCGACCTGCTGGCCCGTCAGGAAATGGCACGCGCCCTCGCGCGCAGCTGGCCGCTGTCGATCGTGGTGATCGACCTCGATCACTTCAAGCAAATCAACGACACGCATGGCCACGCAGGCGGCGACACGGTGCTGCGCGAATTCGTGAAGCTCGTGCGAGATAGCTTGCGCGAAGGCGACGTGTTCGGGCGATTGGGAGGAGAGGAGTTCGCGGTGTTACTGCCGGGCACGGATACCCCCGGCGCCATTCGCATTGCCGAGCGGCTGCGCACTCAGGCGAGCCGCCATCTGGTGGCCGGTCCGTTCGGCGTCTGTCATTACACGCTCAGCGGCGGTGTGGCGACGTGGCACGAACACGAAAGCCTCGAAGCGCTGTGCATGCGCGCCGATCGGGCGTTGTACGCCGCAAAGATCTCCGGACGCAACCTCGTGCTCTCGGACGTTCTCTCAAGCGACGAGACCGCGTCCGAGGCGGGCTGA
- a CDS encoding DUF4148 domain-containing protein, whose translation MKRTLITSALISTMLAVSAGSAFASDAFDGPSEFSWVPQTSVLTRAQVREELIQAQKAGLVVQHDTVYPKAAPSAQPATAAAPVAAGSVGGLQRAGTTYFGN comes from the coding sequence ATGAAGCGCACTCTTATTACCTCAGCCCTGATTTCTACCATGCTGGCTGTGTCGGCCGGCTCGGCCTTTGCCAGCGATGCTTTCGACGGCCCGTCGGAATTCTCGTGGGTGCCCCAAACCAGCGTACTCACCCGTGCCCAAGTTCGTGAAGAACTGATTCAGGCCCAGAAGGCCGGCCTCGTGGTTCAACACGATACCGTGTATCCGAAGGCTGCGCCCAGCGCCCAACCGGCAACTGCCGCAGCCCCGGTGGCAGCCGGTTCGGTCGGCGGCTTGCAACGTGCCGGCACGACCTACTTCGGTAACTAA
- a CDS encoding LysR family transcriptional regulator has translation MELRQLEAFAAVMSTGSITAAGRLLGRSQPAITRMIQELEAEIGYALFARSGPRVTPTEQGFLLFEDVEHVLAGLQQIRARADEIARGQSRPLHVAATSALAAGLVPAALALPGLARDTVQIQMRSTSPEQVVHAVLTGAADVGVTSLPLEHRGIVVHWIGEAACVAAVRSDDPLASYDRLPLAACVGRRIITMQNPYRLRRRLDQAFAQAGVAPVGLIETNASINAMTAVRAGLGVAVLEPVTAYGLPLADVAVRPIDADIPFFFGVITRDAREPSPAALAFVSALADAARNLLPDFAQRAATEHAQVLQSLYGDLPAPKEALSS, from the coding sequence ATGGAATTACGCCAACTCGAAGCCTTCGCGGCGGTCATGTCGACCGGCAGCATTACTGCTGCCGGGCGTCTGCTCGGGCGCTCTCAGCCGGCCATCACGCGAATGATTCAGGAGCTGGAAGCCGAAATCGGCTACGCGCTGTTTGCCCGTAGCGGTCCGCGCGTCACACCGACCGAGCAAGGCTTTCTGCTTTTCGAAGACGTCGAGCATGTGCTTGCCGGTTTGCAGCAGATTCGCGCCCGCGCGGACGAAATCGCGCGTGGCCAGTCTCGTCCGTTGCATGTCGCCGCCACTTCGGCGCTGGCCGCCGGCCTTGTGCCCGCCGCCCTCGCCCTGCCGGGCCTTGCGCGTGACACTGTCCAGATTCAGATGCGCAGCACATCGCCCGAACAGGTCGTGCACGCCGTGCTTACCGGTGCCGCAGACGTTGGCGTCACCAGCCTGCCGCTCGAGCATCGCGGCATCGTCGTGCACTGGATCGGTGAAGCGGCCTGCGTGGCCGCAGTGCGCAGCGACGACCCGCTGGCCAGCTACGACCGCTTGCCGCTCGCCGCGTGCGTGGGCCGTCGCATCATCACCATGCAGAACCCGTATCGGTTGCGCCGGCGTCTCGATCAGGCGTTCGCGCAAGCCGGCGTTGCACCGGTGGGTCTTATCGAGACCAATGCATCGATCAATGCGATGACGGCGGTTCGTGCAGGACTCGGCGTTGCCGTACTCGAACCGGTCACGGCATACGGCCTGCCGCTCGCGGACGTTGCCGTGCGCCCGATCGACGCCGACATTCCGTTCTTCTTCGGTGTCATCACCCGCGACGCGCGCGAACCTTCGCCCGCCGCACTCGCTTTCGTCAGCGCACTCGCCGACGCCGCGCGCAACCTGCTGCCCGACTTTGCGCAACGCGCCGCCACCGAACACGCTCAAGTCTTGCAGTCGCTTTACGGCGACTTGCCCGCTCCCAAGGAAGCTCTGTCGTCATGA
- a CDS encoding GntR family transcriptional regulator, translated as MILTSELKPGQRLIEDDLIQRLGVGRTPVREALLILQGEGFIARNRGWEVQGIDHLQVHAIFESRVAIEAETARLAARKISPETCDALAALIDQMEPGSDLPRLAINRLNTEFHDLIVKAADNVVLAQFHERTQFYYWALRIPVMFSDEQLSATNAQHRELLAALRAHDEERAEQIARAHVETTRGIVEPALPR; from the coding sequence ATGATTCTCACCTCGGAACTCAAGCCGGGGCAGCGCCTCATCGAAGACGATCTGATTCAACGGCTCGGCGTTGGCCGCACGCCCGTACGTGAGGCCTTGCTCATTCTGCAAGGCGAGGGTTTCATCGCCCGCAATCGCGGGTGGGAAGTGCAGGGCATCGATCATCTGCAAGTCCATGCCATCTTCGAGAGCCGTGTGGCCATCGAAGCGGAAACGGCACGGCTCGCCGCCCGGAAGATCTCCCCCGAAACGTGCGATGCCCTGGCCGCGCTCATCGACCAGATGGAGCCGGGCAGTGACTTGCCGCGTCTTGCTATCAATCGCCTGAATACGGAATTTCACGATCTGATCGTAAAAGCCGCCGATAACGTGGTGCTGGCGCAGTTTCACGAGCGCACCCAGTTCTATTACTGGGCGTTGCGTATTCCCGTGATGTTCTCCGACGAACAACTGAGCGCCACCAACGCCCAGCACCGTGAATTGCTCGCCGCCCTGCGCGCCCACGACGAAGAACGGGCCGAGCAGATCGCACGCGCCCACGTCGAGACCACGCGCGGTATCGTGGAGCCCGCGCTGCCGCGCTGA
- a CDS encoding glutathione S-transferase family protein codes for MLTLYTFGPAFGLPDASPFVVKAEMLLKLAGLPYQTDRGGFRRAPKGKLPYIDDNGEIVADSTLIRLHIERKYGFDFDAGLTPEQRGAAWMFEKALEDHFYWHVVQARWCNEENFARGPASFFKAIPWPVRPMAQAFIRRKIRGTLHGQGTGRYTPQEQAQLLKRGAQAAAQLLGDKPYFFGRSPCGADATAFGFIASAMSPHFRMTLRDEIENHPNLTEYVARMRREFFADASDGSHA; via the coding sequence ATGTTGACCCTGTACACCTTTGGCCCGGCATTCGGGCTTCCGGACGCCAGCCCGTTCGTCGTCAAGGCGGAAATGCTGCTCAAGCTCGCCGGATTGCCGTATCAGACGGATCGTGGTGGTTTTCGGCGCGCACCCAAGGGCAAACTGCCCTATATCGACGACAACGGCGAGATCGTGGCGGACTCGACACTGATCCGGTTGCACATCGAACGCAAATACGGGTTCGACTTCGATGCAGGCCTGACACCTGAGCAACGGGGGGCGGCGTGGATGTTCGAGAAGGCGTTGGAGGACCATTTCTACTGGCATGTAGTGCAGGCGCGCTGGTGCAACGAGGAGAACTTCGCCAGAGGCCCCGCCTCGTTCTTCAAGGCAATTCCCTGGCCGGTGCGTCCGATGGCTCAGGCATTCATCCGCCGCAAGATCCGGGGCACCTTGCACGGGCAAGGAACCGGGCGTTATACGCCGCAGGAGCAAGCACAACTGCTCAAGCGCGGCGCGCAGGCCGCAGCCCAGTTGCTGGGTGACAAACCGTACTTTTTTGGACGGTCGCCGTGCGGCGCCGATGCCACCGCGTTTGGTTTCATCGCAAGCGCCATGTCGCCGCACTTCCGGATGACGCTGCGCGACGAGATCGAAAACCATCCGAATCTGACCGAGTACGTGGCGCGCATGCGCCGCGAGTTCTTCGCCGACGCGAGCGATGGCTCTCACGCCTGA
- a CDS encoding exonuclease domain-containing protein, giving the protein MVNEVQEVPEFAVEDASTQVASEVMDPDALARSLPAPMVFVDLETTGGNALEDRITEIGVVEVGPHGVEQWSTLLDPAEPIPPFIQQLTGITNEMVRGQPSFATLAEGLAERLHGKLFVAHNARFDYGFLKNEFRRAGISFQADVLCTVRLSRLLFPSAARHGLDALIARFGLTPLGRHRALADADLLWQFWQKLHTIYAPDLIGQAVQRVTKRSSQPPQLPDEAIDALPDSPGVYLFYGEGDTLLYVGKSVDIRSRVRSHFSSDHQVAKDLRISQEIRRVEARQTTGELGALLLESQLVKQLQPVHNRQLRRTSSLYSWQLAADSAPPQLVSAKTVDFASAEALYGTFSSRASAESALRALADEHRLCCAQLGLEKAAGGRPCFGYQVKRCDGACVGDVPLAAHTARVRDALTTLQLDTWPYDGPIAIEEHGTGTRADDVEYHVIDRWQYLGSVTSREALDTLVDSMPAVTGFDPDIYRLLGRRLAASRQASDPAATDTAVLPSPGPTPTPARRAHTPLVVLQLSRPAFRLSPVEPPEKPPSKRAVALLRRRQPRPEDPAQIRLPFDAH; this is encoded by the coding sequence ATGGTCAACGAGGTTCAGGAAGTGCCCGAATTCGCTGTCGAGGACGCCAGCACACAAGTCGCGTCCGAGGTCATGGACCCGGATGCCCTTGCCCGCTCCCTGCCCGCACCGATGGTCTTCGTCGATCTGGAGACGACCGGCGGCAACGCCCTCGAGGACCGCATCACTGAGATCGGCGTTGTCGAAGTCGGCCCGCACGGTGTCGAACAATGGAGCACTTTGCTGGATCCGGCCGAACCGATTCCGCCGTTCATCCAGCAATTGACGGGGATCACCAACGAGATGGTGCGCGGTCAGCCGTCGTTCGCAACGTTGGCGGAAGGACTGGCGGAACGCCTGCACGGCAAGCTGTTCGTCGCCCACAATGCGCGCTTCGACTACGGCTTTCTCAAGAACGAGTTCCGGCGCGCCGGCATCAGCTTTCAGGCGGACGTACTTTGCACGGTGCGACTCTCGCGTCTGCTGTTTCCCTCGGCGGCCCGTCATGGGCTGGACGCCCTGATTGCACGCTTCGGCCTCACCCCGCTGGGCCGCCACCGCGCGCTCGCGGACGCCGATCTGCTCTGGCAATTCTGGCAGAAACTCCACACGATTTATGCGCCCGATCTGATCGGCCAAGCTGTGCAGCGGGTCACCAAACGCTCGAGCCAGCCGCCGCAGTTGCCGGACGAAGCGATCGACGCACTGCCCGACAGTCCCGGCGTTTATCTCTTCTACGGCGAAGGCGACACACTGCTTTACGTCGGCAAGAGTGTCGATATCCGGTCACGCGTGCGCTCGCATTTTTCCAGCGATCACCAAGTCGCAAAGGACTTGCGCATCTCGCAGGAAATCCGCCGCGTTGAGGCGCGCCAAACCACAGGTGAACTGGGTGCGTTGCTGTTGGAATCGCAATTGGTCAAGCAATTGCAGCCGGTGCATAACCGTCAGTTGCGTCGCACGTCGAGTCTCTATAGTTGGCAACTCGCAGCCGATAGCGCCCCCCCCCAACTCGTGAGCGCGAAGACGGTCGACTTCGCCAGTGCCGAAGCGCTGTATGGCACCTTCTCGTCGCGCGCGAGTGCCGAGAGTGCGCTTCGGGCGCTGGCCGACGAGCATCGTCTATGCTGCGCGCAACTCGGGCTCGAGAAAGCGGCGGGCGGACGTCCCTGCTTTGGCTATCAGGTCAAACGATGCGACGGCGCGTGCGTAGGCGATGTGCCGCTTGCCGCACATACCGCGCGGGTGCGCGACGCCCTCACCACCCTGCAACTCGACACCTGGCCCTACGATGGCCCCATCGCGATTGAAGAACACGGCACCGGGACTCGCGCCGACGACGTGGAATACCACGTCATCGACCGTTGGCAATATCTCGGCAGCGTGACATCCCGCGAGGCACTGGACACTCTGGTCGACAGCATGCCGGCGGTGACGGGCTTCGATCCCGACATCTATCGTTTGCTGGGCCGGCGCCTCGCGGCGTCGCGGCAGGCGAGCGATCCGGCTGCGACCGACACTGCCGTCCTGCCGTCGCCCGGGCCCACCCCCACCCCCGCACGCCGCGCTCACACCCCGTTGGTCGTTCTGCAACTCAGCCGCCCGGCGTTTCGCCTGAGTCCTGTCGAGCCGCCGGAGAAGCCTCCCAGCAAACGTGCAGTGGCGTTGTTGCGCCGCCGCCAACCCCGTCCTGAAGACCCCGCGCAGATTCGTCTGCCGTTCGACGCCCACTGA
- a CDS encoding DUF2471 family protein: MEIIDWDQLALNAAERDLAGIVREIAARYAQQRSGMTEAASPYAATATGTRASESDKSGAVVLTPALDWRTLVAIADEAEADIGLHARHEPWVLARLLRLPGDEALRRNGELPSLDAPVDLHWPDAAAPAVFRAIAAAFETVFDEAFASERLHGDDTSSFAAGGSVRPIAARCPGSSGPVCAA, translated from the coding sequence ATGGAAATCATCGACTGGGATCAACTGGCGCTGAACGCCGCCGAACGCGATCTTGCCGGCATCGTGCGCGAGATCGCCGCACGTTACGCGCAGCAACGTTCGGGCATGACGGAGGCCGCGTCGCCATACGCCGCCACGGCAACCGGCACGCGGGCGAGCGAGTCTGACAAATCGGGGGCGGTCGTCCTGACACCGGCACTGGACTGGCGCACGCTCGTGGCCATCGCCGATGAAGCGGAGGCCGATATCGGGCTGCACGCCCGCCATGAGCCATGGGTGCTTGCGCGCCTGCTACGCCTGCCCGGCGACGAGGCCCTGCGCCGCAACGGCGAACTGCCGTCGCTCGACGCGCCCGTCGATCTGCACTGGCCGGATGCCGCAGCGCCGGCAGTGTTTCGCGCCATCGCCGCCGCATTCGAGACAGTATTCGACGAGGCCTTCGCCAGTGAGCGCCTGCACGGTGACGACACCTCGTCGTTCGCTGCGGGTGGATCGGTGCGGCCCATCGCCGCGCGCTGCCCGGGTTCGAGCGGCCCGGTGTGTGCCGCCTGA
- a CDS encoding DUF4019 domain-containing protein, producing MLTTQSFASDRSRHARRFGLLRALALAASVAGSLSALPVQAQQEPLQRRMTQPPLFSSPASGAKAPAADINRDMRPALEAANLWLGLTDINRGKQSWEQAAPVFQRSTSADDWAQSLQAARLPLGKVKSRKTADAVFTRTIPGQPDGEYVVIQYDTAFEKKADAHEMVTMVLGIDNRWRVAGYLVR from the coding sequence ATGTTGACGACACAGTCATTCGCGTCGGATCGTTCCCGTCACGCCCGCCGCTTCGGTCTCTTGCGCGCATTGGCGCTGGCCGCGAGCGTGGCCGGCAGCCTGAGCGCTTTGCCGGTACAGGCGCAGCAGGAGCCGCTACAGCGTCGCATGACGCAGCCGCCGCTGTTTTCCTCCCCCGCCAGCGGCGCGAAGGCGCCAGCCGCAGACATCAATCGCGACATGCGCCCGGCGCTTGAGGCCGCCAACCTCTGGCTCGGACTCACCGATATCAATCGCGGGAAGCAAAGCTGGGAGCAGGCGGCACCCGTGTTTCAGCGCTCCACGTCCGCCGATGACTGGGCGCAGAGCCTGCAGGCGGCCCGCTTGCCGTTGGGCAAAGTGAAGTCGCGCAAGACCGCGGACGCCGTCTTTACGCGCACGATTCCAGGGCAACCGGATGGCGAATATGTGGTGATTCAGTACGACACGGCTTTCGAGAAGAAAGCCGATGCGCATGAGATGGTGACGATGGTTCTGGGCATCGACAACCGCTGGCGGGTGGCGGGATATCTGGTGCGCTGA